From the genome of Segatella hominis, one region includes:
- a CDS encoding thiamine phosphate synthase — MKRVVITLPHFIEDEATYINQLFESGIDLLHFRKPESSQDDCEKLLKTIPEKWYSRIVIHDHFELCTKYHLHGIHLNRRNHQIPANFTGSISRSCHSLDEVREALAFHYDYVFLSPIYDSISKQGYCHAFTSEQLTEAAKEGIINERVFALGGITEANIPQLKAWHFGGAAMLGNVWNQLVKQ, encoded by the coding sequence ATGAAAAGAGTAGTAATCACATTGCCCCACTTCATTGAAGATGAGGCAACCTATATCAACCAGTTGTTTGAATCGGGTATTGACCTGCTCCATTTCAGGAAACCCGAGTCATCCCAAGATGATTGCGAAAAGTTGTTGAAGACCATACCAGAGAAATGGTATTCACGGATTGTGATACACGATCATTTTGAGCTCTGTACGAAATACCATCTACACGGTATTCATCTCAATCGCAGGAACCATCAAATTCCAGCCAACTTCACAGGAAGCATCTCCCGTTCATGCCATTCTCTGGATGAAGTCAGAGAAGCCTTAGCGTTCCATTATGATTACGTATTCCTCAGTCCTATCTACGACAGCATATCCAAGCAAGGTTACTGTCATGCTTTCACATCAGAGCAACTGACAGAAGCAGCAAAAGAAGGAATCATCAACGAACGGGTCTTTGCACTTGGCGGAATAACAGAAGCCAATATTCCACAATTAAAAGCATGGCACTTTGGTGGGGCTGCCATGCTTGGAAATGTCTGGAATCAACTGGTCAAACAATAG
- a CDS encoding right-handed parallel beta-helix repeat-containing protein, with protein MKTKFLMKTSLMGLCLLASLEASAKDYYLAPGGTGNGMTIDKPFGDPIKAFAALKAGDILYVRGGTYHLSQTIKVNQTGTADKRICVFAYPGDTERPVFDFSGQPRSTSTEAASYRGVMHNIGANYWHYRGLDFCHAADNGMKLEGSYCVVELCRFYGNEDTGLQQGFGKDSKGNNTRNTEFKYGRYNIIVNCDAYDNTDPWTHGGNADGFAIKLYPGPGNEFHGCRAWHNSDDGWDLYYTVFPIVVDNCWVLNNGLDKGNANGFKMGGCKQGGTSTGAHVFKNCIAAFNAKKGFDQNHHREGAYLINDLSFGNGINYGYNMEKPDYGNWVLRNCVGFAYGSKKMERNSAFTIAPDIDYCTWTTLDHTNPMGEKASSNGTSYSKTIGNYASEYEDLSYETAIGDRQENGELPLKFGRLKAGSKLIDTATPITDFKTVDAHKTAYEYADNAPQNWSVTLNIPYVGKAPDYGPYEFGGNDNAYTLQMPVNDGTVEDAEVDNTDDGKYYQIATVVNNYLFQDDVLDSNVKKYITGGNAAGVLPKYYGKSSDGKSSVTYVDENTARGKKYSATYGAYRLPKGTCVEFTLESLAQLQSNVYCTGGRTLNIAWHYVDNSNSGTASVSLSEGVAFVDVAAKIGKKIEKKPIVVTLTNNGGGDMYLTDLTLGVYQEVDENGNVVNGIQDIVSETKTQKSYQMYQTTNGLIVYGEIASLQVYGMGGQKVAESSDSQFVNMASLSKGVYVVRILGKDGSQVAQKFLRK; from the coding sequence ATGAAAACAAAATTTTTGATGAAGACATCTCTCATGGGATTATGTCTTCTTGCTTCTTTGGAAGCATCTGCCAAAGATTATTATTTGGCACCAGGTGGAACAGGTAATGGTATGACAATTGACAAACCATTCGGTGATCCGATTAAGGCTTTTGCCGCCCTAAAGGCAGGTGATATTCTTTATGTAAGAGGAGGAACTTATCATCTCTCCCAAACTATCAAGGTAAATCAGACGGGTACGGCTGACAAGCGAATCTGTGTTTTCGCTTATCCTGGTGATACAGAACGCCCTGTTTTTGATTTCTCCGGTCAACCTCGCTCTACATCTACAGAAGCTGCTTCTTATCGTGGAGTGATGCATAACATCGGCGCTAACTACTGGCATTATCGTGGATTGGATTTTTGCCATGCTGCTGATAATGGTATGAAATTGGAGGGCTCTTACTGTGTGGTAGAACTCTGTCGCTTCTACGGCAATGAAGATACGGGTCTGCAACAGGGATTTGGTAAAGATTCCAAGGGAAACAACACCCGTAATACTGAGTTTAAATATGGACGCTATAACATCATAGTGAATTGTGATGCATACGATAATACCGATCCTTGGACCCATGGTGGAAATGCAGATGGATTTGCTATCAAATTGTATCCTGGACCTGGCAATGAGTTCCATGGTTGTCGTGCTTGGCATAATTCTGATGACGGATGGGATTTGTATTACACCGTTTTCCCTATTGTTGTAGATAACTGTTGGGTACTTAACAATGGTCTTGACAAGGGCAATGCCAATGGATTTAAGATGGGCGGTTGCAAACAAGGTGGAACCTCAACAGGTGCTCATGTGTTTAAGAACTGTATTGCGGCTTTCAATGCCAAGAAAGGATTCGATCAGAATCATCATCGTGAGGGGGCTTACTTGATCAATGATCTTTCTTTTGGTAATGGTATCAATTATGGTTATAATATGGAGAAACCGGATTATGGCAATTGGGTACTTCGCAACTGTGTGGGCTTCGCTTATGGTTCGAAGAAGATGGAGCGTAATTCGGCCTTTACCATTGCTCCTGATATTGATTATTGTACTTGGACTACACTCGATCATACCAATCCGATGGGTGAGAAAGCAAGTAGTAACGGAACTTCTTATTCTAAGACGATTGGTAATTATGCTTCTGAATATGAGGATCTCAGTTATGAAACGGCTATAGGAGACCGTCAGGAGAATGGTGAACTTCCTTTGAAGTTTGGTAGATTGAAAGCTGGCAGTAAACTGATAGATACAGCCACTCCTATTACGGATTTCAAGACTGTAGATGCTCACAAGACTGCTTATGAATATGCCGACAATGCTCCTCAAAACTGGTCTGTCACACTCAATATTCCATACGTGGGCAAGGCTCCTGATTATGGTCCTTATGAGTTTGGAGGTAATGACAATGCCTATACGTTGCAGATGCCTGTGAACGATGGAACTGTTGAGGATGCCGAGGTTGATAATACTGATGATGGTAAATATTATCAGATTGCTACTGTGGTTAATAATTACCTTTTCCAGGATGATGTTTTGGATAGCAATGTGAAGAAATATATTACTGGTGGCAATGCGGCAGGTGTACTTCCTAAATATTACGGAAAATCAAGCGATGGTAAGTCTTCCGTAACTTATGTGGATGAAAATACTGCACGGGGTAAGAAATATTCTGCAACTTATGGTGCTTATCGTTTGCCAAAAGGAACCTGTGTGGAATTTACGCTCGAATCGCTTGCGCAGTTGCAGTCTAATGTTTATTGTACTGGAGGTCGTACTCTGAATATTGCCTGGCATTATGTGGATAACTCCAATTCAGGCACCGCGTCTGTTTCTTTAAGCGAAGGTGTTGCTTTCGTAGATGTGGCTGCTAAGATTGGTAAAAAGATAGAGAAAAAGCCGATTGTTGTGACTTTAACTAACAATGGTGGAGGTGATATGTATCTTACTGATTTGACTCTTGGTGTTTATCAGGAAGTTGATGAGAATGGTAACGTGGTTAATGGCATTCAGGATATCGTATCAGAAACCAAGACACAGAAGTCTTATCAGATGTATCAGACTACCAATGGTCTGATTGTCTATGGTGAAATTGCTTCTCTTCAAGTATATGGAATGGGTGGTCAGAAGGTCGCAGAAAGCTCTGATTCCCAGTTTGTGAATATGGCCAGTCTTTCTAAGGGTGTTTATGTGGTTAGAATCCTTGGTAAGGATGGAAGTCAGGTAGCTCAGAAATTCCTGAGAAAATAA
- a CDS encoding glycosyltransferase, with the protein MDITVVVPLFNEEESLPELYAWIERVMKANDFSFEVIFVNDGSTDHSWEVIEELAEKSANVKGIKFRRNYGKSPALFCGFKEAQGDVVITMDADLQDSPDEIPALYHMITKEGYDLVSGYKQNRKQGDPLSKTIPTKLFNATARKVSGIHNLHDFNCGLKAYRKDVIKNIEVYGEMHRYIPYLAKNAGFDKIGEKPVHHQARKFGTSKFMGWNRFVNGYLDLMTLWFLSNFGKKPMHVFGFLGSVVFFIAFLSLIGLGVDKLIELHQGVYGHLITDSPYFFIALTAMLLGSQLFLAGFLGDLISRQNPNRNDYQIEKEIRCGK; encoded by the coding sequence ATGGACATAACAGTTGTTGTACCTCTATTTAATGAGGAAGAATCTTTGCCAGAACTTTATGCGTGGATAGAACGCGTAATGAAAGCCAACGACTTTAGCTTTGAGGTCATATTCGTTAACGATGGTTCTACCGACCATTCCTGGGAGGTCATCGAAGAACTTGCAGAAAAGTCAGCAAACGTAAAGGGCATCAAATTCCGCCGTAACTATGGAAAAAGTCCTGCCCTATTCTGCGGATTCAAGGAAGCTCAAGGCGATGTTGTTATTACAATGGATGCAGACTTACAGGATTCTCCGGATGAGATTCCTGCACTTTATCATATGATTACCAAAGAGGGGTACGATCTGGTTTCCGGATACAAGCAGAACCGCAAACAGGGAGATCCACTTTCCAAGACCATCCCAACAAAGCTCTTCAATGCCACAGCACGCAAAGTGAGTGGCATCCACAACCTGCATGATTTCAACTGCGGACTGAAAGCTTACCGTAAAGATGTCATCAAAAACATAGAAGTTTACGGAGAAATGCACAGATATATCCCATATCTGGCAAAGAATGCAGGTTTTGACAAAATCGGAGAAAAACCAGTACACCACCAGGCACGTAAATTTGGCACCTCCAAATTCATGGGCTGGAATCGCTTTGTCAATGGTTATCTGGACCTAATGACACTTTGGTTCCTGAGCAACTTCGGAAAGAAGCCTATGCACGTATTCGGTTTCTTGGGTAGTGTGGTATTCTTCATAGCCTTCCTTTCCCTCATAGGATTGGGAGTTGATAAGTTGATAGAACTCCACCAAGGTGTATATGGGCACCTCATCACAGATTCCCCATATTTCTTCATTGCCCTGACAGCCATGTTGTTAGGAAGCCAACTATTCCTTGCAGGCTTTTTAGGCGACCTTATCAGCCGCCAGAATCCAAATCGTAATGATTATCAAATAGAAAAAGAGATAAGATGCGGAAAATAA
- a CDS encoding FAD-dependent thymidylate synthase: MKIQKPQYEIWMQNPGELGIYQQIERAGRVCYKSENNTTEDSAKPFVGRMIEHEHYAMLEHGTVYMTCNHGELPLYANNKFSHVNTIDGKDYITTNLRVMAENKTLEDLKYRTDFEKGKHELRITVHFTTQIAITREYNRHRANSMAEQSTRYCNYTKNKFGSEISINLPTWVKGDLEINDEKFVELCEDVANEETNDWTPIDAWLFANQAAEFAYMKLIAMGCKPQEARVILPLDTNTELVHTAFVSDWKHFFDLRALGTTGAPHPDAKILAEPLYEEFKERGYID; the protein is encoded by the coding sequence ATGAAGATACAGAAACCTCAATATGAGATTTGGATGCAAAATCCAGGAGAGCTTGGTATCTATCAGCAGATAGAGCGAGCAGGTAGAGTATGCTACAAGAGTGAAAACAACACCACAGAAGACTCAGCCAAGCCTTTCGTAGGTCGCATGATAGAGCATGAACATTATGCCATGCTGGAACACGGCACCGTATATATGACCTGCAACCACGGGGAACTCCCACTCTATGCAAACAACAAGTTCTCTCATGTGAATACGATAGACGGCAAGGACTACATCACAACCAATCTCCGTGTGATGGCAGAGAACAAAACACTGGAAGATCTGAAGTATCGTACAGATTTCGAAAAGGGCAAGCATGAACTCCGCATCACCGTACACTTTACAACCCAGATTGCCATTACCCGTGAATACAATCGTCATCGCGCCAACTCCATGGCAGAACAGAGTACACGCTACTGCAATTATACGAAGAATAAGTTTGGTAGCGAAATCAGTATCAACCTTCCAACTTGGGTAAAGGGTGATTTAGAAATCAATGATGAGAAATTCGTAGAACTCTGTGAAGACGTAGCAAATGAAGAGACCAACGACTGGACTCCAATAGATGCCTGGCTCTTTGCCAATCAAGCAGCAGAATTTGCCTACATGAAATTGATTGCTATGGGATGCAAGCCACAGGAAGCACGCGTCATTCTTCCATTGGATACAAATACAGAACTGGTGCACACCGCATTCGTAAGCGACTGGAAGCATTTCTTCGACCTTCGTGCGTTAGGCACAACAGGAGCACCTCATCCTGATGCTAAGATTTTGGCTGAACCTCTATATGAAGAGTTCAAAGAAAGAGGTTATATTGATTAA
- a CDS encoding endonuclease MutS2, with amino-acid sequence MIYPDNFEQKIGFNEIRTMLRERCLSSLGKEQVEKMGFSDHAETVNEWLMQVREFRQLISEVEDFPLQYFYDVRESIVRIRIENTHLEENELFDLRRSLSTIESIVKILNHSDEDDSHAEENDGWRREKKYTYPALHRLAKDVITFPQIIQRIDQILDKYGKIRDNATPELLQIRRELAKTEGSISRTLYSILRSAQSEGVVEKDVTPTLRDGRLVIPVIPTLKKKIKGIVHDESATGKTVFIEPTEVVEANNRVRELEGEERKEIIRILTSFTNKVRPYVREMMDSYRFLAKIDLIQAKAKIAEIFKAIEPEVEDHPHIDWIRAIHPLLQISLEKKGEKVVPLDIILTQEKRILIISGPNAGGKSVCLKTVGLLQYMLQCGLSIPVSERSKTGVFQNIMIDIGDEQSLENDLSTYSSHLLNMKNMMKAANNSTFILIDEFGTGTEPGIGGAIAEAVLDKFCKQQAYGVITTHYQNLKHFADSHEGVANGAMLYDRHEMKALFQLAIGRPGSSFAIEIARKIGLPEEVIKEASDIVGSEYIQSDKYLQDIVRDKRYWENKRQSIHQREKDMEKTISKYESDIEEIEKSRKQILAKAKQQAEELLKESNKKIENAIREIRENQAEKEETKRIRQELDAFKQEMQEIDTKDNDDKIARKIAQIQQRKERHAKRKAEKAQNQEKAAAALRNAQNKSQTESNKELKEGDTVRIKGLTTVGKIESIAGDMATAVFGGMKTKMRLSRLEHATASTEKDKTEERKENLASYGISKETRKTIDAHKSNFHQDLDVRGMRGDEALNAVQHFIDDAILVGMPRVRILHGKGNGILRQLIRQYVSSIPNVVHYADEHVQFGGAGITVVDF; translated from the coding sequence ATGATTTATCCAGATAATTTTGAACAAAAGATAGGATTTAATGAAATCCGAACCATGTTGCGCGAACGCTGTCTTTCCTCCCTCGGCAAGGAACAGGTGGAGAAAATGGGATTCAGCGACCATGCAGAAACGGTAAACGAATGGCTCATGCAAGTGCGTGAGTTCAGACAACTCATCTCTGAAGTAGAGGACTTTCCGCTACAATATTTCTATGATGTGAGAGAGAGCATCGTACGTATCCGCATAGAAAACACCCATCTGGAGGAAAATGAACTTTTCGATCTTCGCCGTTCACTTTCAACCATTGAAAGCATCGTGAAGATTCTCAACCACAGCGATGAAGACGACAGTCATGCTGAAGAAAACGACGGTTGGCGCAGGGAGAAGAAATATACATATCCTGCCTTGCACCGCTTGGCAAAAGACGTGATAACATTTCCTCAGATTATTCAGCGCATCGATCAGATATTGGATAAATACGGAAAGATACGTGACAATGCTACACCGGAATTGCTGCAGATCAGAAGAGAACTTGCAAAGACCGAAGGAAGCATTTCGCGTACCTTATATAGTATATTACGTTCTGCACAAAGCGAAGGCGTGGTTGAAAAGGATGTAACTCCTACGCTTCGTGACGGCAGACTGGTGATTCCGGTGATACCTACGCTGAAAAAGAAAATCAAAGGTATCGTACATGACGAGAGTGCCACCGGTAAGACCGTATTCATTGAACCGACTGAAGTGGTGGAAGCCAACAACCGCGTGCGCGAACTGGAAGGTGAAGAGCGCAAGGAAATTATCCGCATCCTCACAAGCTTTACCAATAAGGTACGCCCATACGTACGCGAGATGATGGACAGCTATCGTTTTTTAGCTAAAATAGACCTGATACAGGCAAAGGCTAAAATAGCAGAAATCTTCAAGGCAATAGAACCGGAAGTTGAAGACCACCCACATATTGACTGGATACGGGCCATTCACCCACTCCTCCAAATCTCTCTGGAGAAGAAAGGCGAAAAGGTAGTGCCACTCGATATTATCTTAACACAAGAAAAAAGGATACTGATCATATCCGGTCCTAATGCCGGTGGTAAATCCGTCTGTCTGAAAACCGTAGGATTGCTACAATATATGTTGCAGTGTGGTCTGAGCATACCGGTAAGCGAACGCTCTAAGACGGGCGTATTCCAGAACATCATGATTGATATCGGTGATGAACAGAGTCTGGAGAACGATCTCAGTACCTACTCTTCCCACCTCCTCAACATGAAAAATATGATGAAGGCTGCCAACAACAGTACCTTCATATTGATAGATGAGTTCGGTACAGGTACAGAACCTGGCATTGGCGGTGCCATAGCAGAAGCGGTGCTCGACAAATTCTGCAAGCAACAAGCCTATGGTGTCATAACAACCCACTACCAGAATCTGAAACATTTTGCAGACAGTCATGAAGGAGTAGCCAATGGAGCCATGCTCTACGACCGACATGAGATGAAAGCATTATTCCAATTGGCTATCGGTCGTCCCGGTTCTTCCTTCGCCATTGAGATTGCCCGCAAGATCGGTTTACCAGAGGAGGTCATCAAAGAAGCCAGCGACATTGTAGGTTCTGAATATATCCAGAGTGACAAGTATCTGCAGGATATCGTAAGAGACAAGCGCTATTGGGAAAACAAGCGACAGAGCATACACCAGCGCGAAAAGGATATGGAGAAAACCATCTCCAAATACGAGAGCGATATAGAGGAAATAGAAAAAAGTCGCAAGCAAATTCTCGCCAAGGCCAAGCAGCAGGCAGAAGAACTTCTCAAGGAAAGTAATAAGAAGATAGAGAATGCCATCCGAGAAATTCGCGAGAACCAGGCTGAGAAAGAAGAAACCAAGCGCATTCGTCAAGAACTGGATGCATTCAAACAGGAAATGCAGGAGATTGACACAAAGGACAATGATGACAAGATTGCCCGCAAGATAGCGCAGATACAGCAACGAAAAGAACGCCACGCCAAACGAAAGGCTGAAAAGGCACAGAATCAGGAGAAAGCTGCTGCCGCCCTACGCAATGCGCAGAATAAGTCACAGACCGAAAGCAACAAGGAGTTGAAAGAAGGTGACACCGTGCGCATCAAGGGACTCACTACCGTGGGCAAGATTGAAAGCATTGCCGGCGACATGGCCACCGCTGTCTTTGGAGGCATGAAAACAAAAATGCGCCTCAGCAGACTGGAACATGCCACTGCTTCTACAGAAAAGGATAAGACAGAAGAAAGAAAAGAGAATTTAGCTTCATACGGCATTAGCAAGGAGACACGCAAGACGATTGATGCCCACAAGAGTAATTTCCATCAAGATCTTGATGTAAGAGGTATGCGTGGAGACGAAGCACTCAATGCGGTTCAGCACTTTATAGACGATGCCATACTGGTGGGAATGCCTCGCGTAAGAATCCTGCATGGAAAAGGAAACGGTATTCTGCGCCAACTCATCAGACAGTATGTGAGCAGTATCCCAAATGTGGTACATTACGCTGACGAACATGTGCAATTTGGTGGAGCAGGCATTACTGTCGTCGATTTCTAA
- the thiD gene encoding bifunctional hydroxymethylpyrimidine kinase/phosphomethylpyrimidine kinase yields the protein MKRYYTALTIAGSDSCGGAGIQADIKTMSALGVYASSAISAITVQNTTGVFGIQKVEPEIVSGQIEAVMDDIHPQAIKIGMVNDGETIHTIAETLKKYLTAAPDKQQASAPTRSFQLIIDPVMVSTSGCQLMQKDALEIFIKELLPLATLLTPNIPEAEILAGRKIQNVDDIRKAASSIIRLGCNNVLIKGGHFERTEKTDYLFEKKQHQKANKQEHAGDIRETAVYKGATVNTCNTHGTGCTLSSAITSYLARGYNMEEAISSAKAYLSDAIEAGKDVKIGEGHGPVNHFHAPQKLYIVTDESIISDKTGK from the coding sequence ATGAAGAGATATTATACAGCATTAACTATAGCAGGCTCTGACAGTTGTGGTGGAGCAGGCATTCAGGCTGACATAAAAACGATGTCTGCCCTAGGCGTATATGCTTCCTCTGCGATTTCTGCCATCACGGTGCAGAATACCACCGGCGTGTTTGGAATCCAAAAAGTTGAACCGGAAATTGTAAGCGGACAAATCGAAGCTGTCATGGATGATATTCACCCTCAAGCCATCAAGATAGGAATGGTTAACGACGGCGAAACCATACATACGATAGCAGAAACGCTCAAAAAATACTTAACTGCAGCGCCAGATAAGCAACAGGCGTCTGCCCCTACCCGTTCCTTCCAACTAATCATCGACCCGGTGATGGTTTCTACAAGCGGTTGTCAACTCATGCAGAAAGATGCGCTGGAAATATTCATCAAAGAACTCCTGCCACTTGCCACCCTGCTCACTCCGAATATTCCGGAAGCAGAAATTCTAGCAGGTAGAAAAATCCAGAATGTTGATGATATCAGGAAAGCTGCCTCATCCATTATCCGATTGGGGTGCAACAACGTTCTCATCAAAGGCGGTCACTTTGAAAGAACAGAAAAGACGGATTATCTTTTCGAGAAGAAACAGCATCAAAAAGCCAACAAACAGGAACATGCAGGCGATATCAGAGAAACAGCTGTCTATAAAGGTGCAACGGTAAATACATGCAATACGCACGGAACAGGTTGCACGCTCTCTTCTGCCATTACCTCTTATCTTGCTCGCGGATACAATATGGAAGAAGCCATCTCTTCTGCCAAGGCTTATCTTTCGGATGCCATCGAAGCCGGAAAAGATGTCAAGATTGGTGAAGGACATGGACCAGTCAATCACTTCCATGCACCTCAAAAGCTGTACATCGTAACAGATGAATCCATCATATCTGACAAGACTGGAAAATGA
- the tsaA gene encoding tRNA (N6-threonylcarbamoyladenosine(37)-N6)-methyltransferase TrmO, whose product MEIKPIAHFRSPFSSKFGIPKQAGLVEELEGRIVFEPEFRNPDALRGMEGFDYLWLIWEFSANKHKANSPVVRPPVLGGNEKVGVFATRSPFRPNHIGLSSVRIDRIEWETNRGPVIHVKGADLMDGTPIYDIKPYVVYADCHPDARSGFVDERKWDRLEVLVSDEVKDKLNKQGLTDAKISILKEVLAQDPRPHYQKNPDKVYGMPYEGLDIHFRVSHQTLEVL is encoded by the coding sequence ATGGAAATAAAACCAATTGCACATTTTCGTTCGCCCTTTTCCAGTAAGTTCGGTATTCCAAAACAGGCTGGTCTGGTAGAAGAACTGGAGGGACGGATTGTTTTTGAACCCGAATTCCGAAATCCTGATGCACTTCGTGGTATGGAGGGCTTTGACTATCTTTGGTTGATTTGGGAATTTTCTGCCAATAAGCATAAAGCTAATAGTCCCGTTGTAAGACCCCCAGTGCTGGGAGGAAATGAGAAAGTAGGGGTGTTTGCTACCCGGAGTCCTTTCAGACCCAACCATATCGGCTTGTCTTCTGTGCGTATAGACCGGATAGAATGGGAGACAAATCGGGGACCGGTGATTCATGTGAAAGGGGCTGACCTGATGGACGGAACACCGATATATGATATCAAACCCTACGTAGTCTATGCTGACTGTCATCCTGATGCCCGCAGCGGTTTTGTGGATGAAAGAAAATGGGACAGACTTGAGGTGCTGGTCAGCGATGAGGTGAAAGACAAACTGAATAAGCAGGGATTAACAGATGCCAAGATTTCGATTTTAAAAGAAGTGTTGGCGCAGGATCCTCGTCCGCATTATCAAAAAAATCCTGACAAGGTTTATGGAATGCCCTACGAGGGCTTGGATATTCACTTCCGGGTTTCCCATCAAACCTTAGAGGTACTTTGA
- a CDS encoding DUF4199 domain-containing protein, giving the protein MIDVVKITQTKAFARQDGAILGAVWIASFASTMWSVTPGYALLSLLANILAISTPFVVAKRLKAFRDDALDGTISFRRGLFYCAQTFFNATLLLTIVQFLWFKFLDTGVFMSYIIDNYTLMLKTYNFPANEIKTLIEAISMMKPISWAAAFMITDIFAAIILSPAIAALMSRKQKKE; this is encoded by the coding sequence ATGATAGATGTAGTAAAGATTACACAAACAAAAGCTTTTGCCAGACAGGACGGAGCCATTTTGGGCGCTGTTTGGATAGCCAGTTTTGCATCCACCATGTGGTCGGTAACGCCAGGCTATGCTTTGCTTAGTTTATTGGCCAACATCTTGGCTATCAGCACTCCATTTGTGGTAGCAAAAAGACTGAAGGCATTCAGAGACGATGCATTGGATGGAACCATTTCTTTCCGAAGAGGTTTATTTTATTGCGCACAAACATTCTTCAATGCAACCTTACTCCTGACCATAGTTCAATTTCTATGGTTTAAATTCCTTGACACAGGTGTTTTCATGAGCTATATCATAGACAATTACACCCTGATGCTGAAAACATACAATTTTCCAGCCAACGAGATAAAGACACTCATAGAAGCCATCAGTATGATGAAACCTATATCCTGGGCTGCAGCATTCATGATTACAGATATATTTGCTGCCATTATCCTGAGTCCAGCGATTGCAGCACTCATGAGTAGAAAACAAAAGAAAGAATAA